DNA from Eucalyptus grandis isolate ANBG69807.140 chromosome 5, ASM1654582v1, whole genome shotgun sequence:
GTATGACTAGCTTTGTGCTATAGATTCACAGTAAATCTCGACACTACTGGCTGATTGACAACGTAAGATCAATACGTTCTAAGAGATTGTCCATACCAAGAGGTCTTAGGAAGCGATATCAACAAACCAGTCCTATCCTGTAGATCCTAACTGGTTCATAGGGTGTCATTGGAGCGTACCAAAAGGCAAGAAAACTCGTATCTTTGTTCCGGGAGATCTATCTTTTTCGACAGCAATGCTGAGTTCGCAGCTCACATCATGATTGGAGAGGAGCACCTTCTCTTAGATTCAATGGGCTGAAATACATTCATTGGCAATGAGCGTCTCAAGGTTGGACCGAACTCGATTCACTCAATTTGGAATTGCTCAAGACTGAGGTGAGAAAAACATGTCGTGATGTGTGATTGATGCTATTGCCAAAAGCATCTCTGCGACATTGCTTGATGAAATAAAATTAGAGCCTCAATCGAATTAACGATTATAATGATAATTGCCAGGCAAAATCTTCGGGTTGGTATGGAATCAAGAATTGATGTTGTGTGTCACACCAAGAAACAGATAATCCATTATTGAGAAAAACATCCCCTGTCAAAATTTATGCAGAGATCCTCAGTATACCCTACATGAAGATGAGCATGTCAGAGCAACTGCCGTTGGAAAATTAAGAATTTAGGTTTGAGTATATCCTCAAGAGATCACAAGCAACAACATCCACACAAATCCAATTGTAAGGCTACTTCGCAATCGCTTTGCTGCTACTAGCATCAAATGTCGAGCAGATAAAATTTGAGAGGTGATTAAAGAGACCAGGAGCAAAGAGTCGTTTACCTTACAATACGAGTCGACCGCTCGATAAAGTCCATCAAGTCCTTGCAGATTCAGGCAATGCCTCGGCAAGGACTTGAAACTTTGTCAATGAGAGGTTTCTGTCTCTGGACACCTCGATGAGATAATTGTCCACTAGTCTAGCCACTCTCATCTTCGCATTTTGCTTGTTAACTCGTTAAGCACTGTCATAGCCGTGCTCCTCCAAGGACGACTGCCAGCTCGAGCTCAAGCCCTCCATCTGTTCCTGGACAGGAAAATGCTCCAGAAGCCTCTGAACTAGATCAACGTTATACAGAGTCTCGCTCTTATTGTACAATGGGATAAGGAGATCAGCCAAGGTCGCCTGTTTGAATTGCATGCCGACCCGTTTCTCTAACTCAGTAGCTAATGCAGGAGCCACTTTCAACATGTTCGCCATTCATAAAAGCCGGAGAAGGAAGCTACACGTGACGCTGTCCTTCTGCGAAGCAATTATACCGATAAGGCTCTCTATGATCATCCTCTGGTCTTTGGCCTGAACCGTCGAAGGTTCATCCTTAGCTCCAGCCACGACCATGTGAAGCCCGCCTTTCCAACTAATGCTTCCACTGCTGCTATGGCTGTTCCCACTGTTGCTTCCTTCATCTCCTGTTGCTGCTCCATCTCTTATCAAACCTGGAAGCCACTCCATGGCTGGCTTCCATATTGATGCTTAGCTCTTCTAGTCCTTCCTTCTCGATGCTGGATTATATCATTCACTATTGAGGCTGGAAACACAGAGGTGAGGCTTTCGCATCTAAAATGCTAACATAATATAGACACTAGAATTTAACTTGGAGGCGGAGTTCCTTATCCCATATACATTTTAGCTTATTGCATTCTTGCACCAAAAGCAATATTGTTGTGTCGGTAGCTACCAAGGAGGCTGATGGAAAACGGATTCCTAAAAAACAATTCGATATTTGAACGATTGAATACTGAATAAATACGGAAACGGGTCCGATGATACATGTAACACCGATCAAAAGACATATCACAAAAACAGACATATCTTATTTGTAATGGATTAAGTACTTGTTGCAATCTTAAAAGAATTGATCAAAATTTTGGAGTTCCGTTCTTCAAGAGTGTTCACTGTTGTTAAAGGGAAAGTATGTTCTATTTTTTACCATTaactttcccttttcctttttcttttaatatataacagttattttcacttaaaaaataaCTATCTTTCTCTGTTATGAGCCATTCCCTAATGGGCCAAGTTTGGCCCAACATAAATGGATAGGCTTAGCTTGGcctaatcaataaaaaaaaaacccatcatCTTCATTCGCACATGGTGAGCCGaacataattcttttttatcctCTCTGTAACATTCATACCAATAAATAATTTATGCAACCAGCATACTTCGAGAACTCATTGTCATACATCTATTAGAAATATATAGTAGCTCAAAATAGGCATCACATTTTAAAGTAAATAACGTATACAGTACCATAGATCAATcgattatatttatatatctttCGATCTCTtttcaattatgatatattcTAGTCACAATTATTATTATcccaaaataatcataattggtcAACCATTGAATACACGACTACAATGTGATATGTCAAACTagattttcccttttccttgaaACTTTCAGTTTCGATTCATCTTACTTTTCTAAAATTGTCCCATGAGGTCGAATAAATTTATGATCATTAATAAtattctaagatagcaaacattgaatagaaatcttgagaagaAGTATAACTCATGAGAGTACTTAATTGAGGAACTACTTTGCTTAAGAGTCTTatacggcataaaagttgaaataaaactttttgccactcttattgtcTTATGCATACATAATATGAAATGCGTACTGTAGTATTAACTAATTTTCCATAGAGCATATGTCTTCACTTTCAATACTATACAAATGATAGTTTAAACATATTTAATGTGGACAAAGTTCACTccgagtgccaaaacttggcacggaggaacacttaagtgtcaaaagtttggaaagtgacacttaagtgtcaaaatcagagcaaaattgatcacttaagtgccactctagCTGGATTTTGgccgaagtggcacttaagtgttcatccgtgctaagttttggcactctaggtgtccgTACCTCTATTTAATGTTTAACTTGAGTTCATATATTCACTCTTTCAAAGAATccatcaaaactcacatctaatatcaaaaattgataaagtaaaatatacatattattttcctttcgaataataaatattatgtaCTCATCTTAACATTATGTTAATGCGACATCTACATTTTAAGCTTAagttttatattattatctagataataagcttaaaaattatctcatttcTATTTATCATATAGTAAATAAAGATGATTACCCATGTGAATATGCTAATCTCTTATCCGtctgacatactttctcaatatATAATGCACTTAGCATTAGAATGCATAGACATCAATCCAAAAACTTATAGACATTAATAACAAAAGACAACTTCGTTAAATATGAATATTTAGGGAAAatataatattcagtacatcagcctctacatAATTCTAGAGATTTTATATGGCCACTAAATACATCTTTAGGTATTGTTTCATCATAAGATCCACTATCATTTCATATGTAGATATGTATGGCAAATTCACATATTTttgtgcaatcatatccttgacaaagttatacttggtatttaTATATTTGGTCTTGTCATAATATTTTGGATACTTGGTGTATGTTACCATTGTTTAACTatcataattaatcaataatgaGTTTGCAATATCCTTAATAATatctaaatgatccaaaaatctcttaagtcaAACACCTTCTTATTGCTATTGATGATGCCACGAACAAGACTTCTATCGTGGATAAGACTATgcatgtttgtttcttactgctctaagatatggcgccattatttaaaaagaaaataaatccaaagataaatttcctttcatctaaatcccCCTCAATTAGCATTTGAATAGATTTTAGgcaaaagtattaaaaaaaagttctaaatctaatgtatttgtgccaatttagtcctaaacattttcatttggtgccaattcaatcatttccagctaattttggtaAGATTTTGCTAACTAGGCGTCGGTCGGCTGACGTGACACAATCGATGTTGAcatgaacaacttttaataatatttttattttatttcatttcattttcttttcttttctttttctttttcttttttccttatcctcctcctttttccaaCCAATGACTAGACCTCGATGGTCGACCAGAGGTGGCAGTTGGCAAGGCTCTAGCCCTTGCTAGTAGtcgcgagggcgagcctcaccagccTAACACGAGGCTGCCCTTGTGGCCAAGACCTCGCTAGAGGCAGGGAGGAGGCTAACCCTTGCTAGATCAAATGAAGGTGAGCCCCGCTAGTGGCCGGCGACCgattggaggaaggaggaggagaaggaaaaaattaaaaaaaaaaaattcaaaaacattaaaatattattaaaagttgtacacATCAGACCGATCGTACCATGTCAGTCGACTAACGCCCAGTTAGCaaaattcagccaaaattagctagaaatgattaaattgacactaagtgaaaatatttaggactaaatttggcaccaaaaaaggtttagaattaaattggcacaaatgtaaaatatttattacttttttagcACTTTTCCCATAGATTTCAAGCCATAAATCCTTTTTTTGATAACACAGTGAATAATCAATAGTTCCTTTCAAAGATCTCAATATTCTTTCAATAACTGTCCAATGTGCTTTACTTGGATTAGATTGGTGTCTATTTACTATTCCAATTGCAAAATACATATAAGGTCTTATATACATCATAGAGTACATTAAAATTCCAATAgtactagcataaggaacatactgtatttatttattctcttatggaatttttggacacagtttatggctcaatcattTACCTTTGTAATAGAAGTATCTATGAATTTGTAGTCTTGCATGTGAAATCGTTCAAGAATCTTGTTTGTATAGgtcttttgcaaaagaaataatGATCTCtttgaacgatctcttgaaatctttaACTCCAAAAATATATGCAACCTCACCCATGTCTTTTATCTCAAAATCGGAACATAACTAACTCGtaacaatattaacaaattttatattacttttgacaatcaatatatcatcaacatataataatatgatcacaaattgatctttggatcttttgatatatacgcAATGATCATCATtaatcattataaaatcatatgtcattatcTCAATAACTGCTTAAGGCCATCTattgatctcaaaagtcgacataacTTTTGCTCTTGACCTTTTGAAATGAAGCCAATGAGttgttctatatatatattcaattattCATTGAGAAaaacagtctttacatccatttgatatagtTTAAGATCCATACTGATTACTATTGTCAGAATAAGACAAATTGAGGTAAATTTCACTATAGGGGAAAATGTTTCCTTATAATTAATTCATTCCTATTAATTATACCCATTCACCATAAAGCGAGCCTTACATCTCTCTATTAAACCATCAGTTTTATACTCTATTTTGATAATTCACTTGTTCTTGAtggtttttcatctttttagaaGATTAACTAGTTTCTAAACATTGTTTGATTTCATttactcaatttcctcttctaTTACACACATCCATTTTTCACTATTAGGACAATTTAGAGCATCATTTACATTCCTTAACTCATGTTCATCTCATGGAACAACTATGAAAGTTTCCTATTCAACGTCAAAATTGTCGATGGGGAATATTCTtacgacttgttcgccgtatgggagagtGTACATTTTACACATCATTCTCCATTATGCTCTTATTaagattagataatgatgatatcgtCTCATCATATGGTTATAATTGATATTGGGTCAAATTTAATTCCTCAATTCTCACATTAcccccacttggatgaactctaTTAAGTTCATTATTTTGATCCCAGATTTCAAATAAGCAATAgtccttatttgttttgcatttcttaagaaattcattaatgtgacatctcgtaatttaaattcaattatactcacactttcctgctcacttaTAAACGCATACATTTTTGAGTGTTTTgagtattttatgaaaatactcaTTTTGCCTCTAAGAccaaatttcccaaacttgttaGAGGGGATCATGAGTATAAGTAGTACAACCCTATGATTAAGAAAACTTCAGTAAGGTTTTCTACATATATATAACTCATACGGAGCAGAAGTAACTAATTTGGAAAGTACATAATTAAGTATATAAAGTATTACCCCAAAAAGTGATAAATTAGTTAGCATGCATCATCATAGACCAAACCATTTCCAGTAagattctgtttttcttttccgcAATACTATGTTGTTGAGGAGTATAGAAAATAGACAACtattattctattcttttgaattcatcATATAGATATTCTTGActttgattgaattttaatatttttattttcttatttaattgattttctacgaAGCTCATAAATTtcttgaaacaacttaatgctttagatttataagaaatcaaataaacatgtCCAGATTTAGTATAATCATATATAAACATGACAAAATAAATAGCTTCATGCCTTACTCTTATATTCATTGAACCATAGATGTCAGAATAGAttaattacaaaagaaaatcaactcttataactttttcaaatagttttcttgtcgttttcctACTAGACAATGCTCACATATGCACAAATTGACTTTTTTAATATTGCCCAACAAACTCTTTTGGCtagtttattcatttgttgTTGGTCAATATGACTAAGTTTGGCATGctacacattcacatcattattatatgaattagaaaatgtgaagaaggaaaaacaaacatTAACATTATTATAGTCAACATCCAACATAATAAACTATCTAAAAATAACCACAACTGTAGTAATTtatatccaaatacaaatcccTATCGATATTATGTAAGTTTAATTTGAAACCGAATTTAAACAATACTAACATAGATACTAAATTTCAACGAAACCCGAAGTATAAGGTACATCATGTAAGAACGAAGTGTATCCATCATGCATATTTAATCGGTAAATGCCAATCCATTTTACTTCAACTTTAAAATTGTTCCCTACATAAATCCATTTTGTTCCAATTGAAACTCGTCAGAGCTCTATGAAGGCATCTTCATCCTTCTCTACATGGTTTGTTATTATCAAATCTACATTCCACAAagaattagatttagttaaaaatacATAACTTAATACATAAGTAAAGCTTTCAAGAATGCAAGGGATTTTTACTTTCTTTGGCTCGTTACAATCGCCAGCATAGTGACCATTCTGCCACAATTATAACACTTCACCATTGACATTCTCTTCACATAaagacgttttcctctcttatgttgGTCGACTATTGGTTTCTTACTTAAAGGGCTCGATCCCTTGCCTTTCCACATCTTGAATGAATCGAGGCACTTGTGCTTGGAACATGAAACCCCTTATAAGCTAGAACTAGCACAACATATATCATTTTCAGCTTAACCGTCGGAGGCGGTCCTCTATCAACTCAAGGTGGTGCGCAACATTCTCAAGTTCTCCTATAACTTgattaagagcttctagtgcctaTTACTTTTCTTGCACATATTGAATTCATATTAATTATCTTATAATTCTCATTCTTCAATATCTTTCCCTGTCTAGTTCTGCTATTATGTTCTTAAAAGCTAAAGCCATTATATCTGAACATTTCAAACATATTTGCACAAATTATTAATTCCTAATATTTATACATCTATATACATAAactaatcatattaataaataagaTCAATTAGGGCTTTAGAGTCAAAAGGTCACTTTATTTttaatcatcatccaaaaatcctaatttaaaattatcattaatataatcatttatgCAAAAATAAGTTCACCAAGGTcactaaaattttcttgaacttctcacaaataattataaattaaaataataatttacaaCAGTAAATAATATTGAACTTTCATTAATTAAACATGCCATTTACACGAAGCAATATGTTTAGTAGTAAGATATCAACAACAAcatgaaaagaaatatttacacctaaaatatctcaaattaatctaagaaaaaataataaataaataaattttaaaatacttATTTATCTCATAAATAAGAAAAGACTCTTctaatttcttagaaaattccTCTAAGAATTTTAAAGACACATTGGGCAATCACTAAAAGATCTTGGGAGAACCTTTATAGCTCATCTAAGGCGCATTCATTCTTTGCCGAGTGACACTCAACCTGAGGGTTGAAGCTTTCATTGCCTCACTTCTATAGTATTATCGCACAAAAGCTACTACAAGTTTCTTATAATCCGAGATCACATTGACCTCCCATaaccgatctaacactgcttgccattcagatAAAAGTGTGTTAATTAAGGCTAGCACATTCTGAAAATCtagcataagataaccattctagATGATTCCTTGTATCACCAGGTTAACATTGACCATATGTGACATTATATCACTGTTATTCCACCGATAATTAACTAATTCTGTTATTAGCCTTTCAAGTCTCGTCTTCTATTTATCTGTTTTCGAGAATATAGGCATGCACACGAAATGCATCATTGTTCTTgcaacaaatgaagaacaagaGGGATTACAGTTGTTTTTACTTAAAAACTAActactctttctctcttatGGGCCCTTCCCTTATGGGCTGGATTTGGCCTAACATGGGCGAAtgggcttggcttggcttgaTCCAACCAATAAAAAACCCATTAGTGGTAGAGTACCTAGTGGCTCCGATTGGTCGTCAATGCCACTACATGATATCCTTTGACGGCCACGTTCGCCAACTTAAGGATGAAGTTGAGAAGCTAGGGGACGGAAGGGATAAGGTGTAGCATTCCATCAATGCAGCTCGAAACAACATGAAGCGAATCAAAGCCAACGTCCAGAGATTGATGAAAAACATGGAGATTGTTGCCAACAAGGCACGCAATGTGTTAGATTATGACAAAAGAGCTAAGAAAACTTGCTTTCATGGGTGGCTTCCCAACCCAAAGGCATGTTATCAACTCTGTAGGGAGACGAGGACAACAGTCTAGGCCATCCGAAAACTCATTCAGGAGGGTTGATTTGAGAGTGTCTCCTACGAGGGTGCTTTGCCAAAGGACATCATTGGCACTTTCGATGTGGGCGACACTATCAAGTCAAGAGCTTCCTTCCTAGAAAAAACAATGGATGCACTAATGATGAGAAGTTTAAAGTGATTGGGGTCTACAGGCTTACTGGCGTGGGGAAGACTACCTTGTTGGAGGAAGTCGATAAGAAACTCAAAAGCGAGAAGAGATTGTTTGGCATAATCGTCAAAGCGAAAGCATCGCAGACTCAagatttgaagaaaatcgaAGATGATATTGCTTATGCCTTTGGTCCAAATATGAAGGATGAGCCAAGcgaagagggaagaagagatCGTCTGTTTCGGAAAATACAAAGCAGTTTGATGAAGAAGGTTCTCATAATAATGAATGATCCATGGGACGAACTTGATTTGAAGGTGATCAAAATTCCTTTGGGGGAGGAGAGCAACATATGCAAGTTGTTGCTCACATCGAGATTGGAAAATGTGCTGAAGCGAAAGATGTGTGCCTAAAACATTTCATCTTAAAGGTTTAGAGGACGATGAAGCTTTCAAACTATTTGAAAAAACGGTCAGCAACAAGCTCAAAGACAATGAGGAATTGCAAGCAATAACAACTTAAGTGGTCAAGAAACTTGTAGGTTTGCCTCTTTTGATTATCTCTATCGCACGCAACTTGAAACACCGGGGTTCTTGTCGTCTCCTTCCATCTattgcaaaacaaaaagaaactgaagattGGATGTAAACTCTAGGCAATCAAGGCCTAATAACACCTCTAACCTCCAACACGTAATCGAGACTCCGCTACCAGCCCATACCCCCAGCCCGCGACACGCCCACCACCCGCACGCCCACCGCACGCCGAGAGGTGATTTATGCAAATCCATTACTTCTTTGGTAGAATAAAGAAGTAACTTCTGAAGCATCTGTCAAGAGGTGATCTATACAAAtctattgaataaatattaatattttgcAACAGAGCACTATAATAGTATAGTAGAAACATAGTACTCTTGGGATgatgaataaaaatgaatgtcTTGTAGGACTATATGGAGTTACATATGTCACAACCCCAACTCCATTCCTAGGGTTACGAGCAACAAGGGTTATTTTCACGACGTCTTAGGCACATCACCGTCctgtttctttttaatatttgatttaaGAACATGCGGAAGCATACATACAACCCAAGACAACAACAAACAACCAAAAGAACAACCACTTATGAACACATAATTAcatcaattacatttataaGTCATTCCATTACGAGCCATTATATTTACAACCACTACATCTTCTATGTTCAGAAAACCGAggtaaaccttagctcctctAACGAGATTGTAACTTCCCATGCCtacaattctgaaaaataacGAGATTGTAACTTCCCATGCCATTGATATTTACAATATCAATGGCAAATCGATAGTAATATTACCGCTTCACCTCGACCATACATATGTATCCCTTCGGTGTAACTTCCATGCATACTTACCTTCGGGTTATTTATGAACACATCGAGTTAAGTAGTAATAAACATACCGGCATACATAAAATGTTCATTAATATACATCATGCCTCAATCAAGGCATCCtagctcaaccaaggcatcaaGTTTCAAGCTAGGTATTCTGGCTCAACCAGGCATCCCGGCTCAACCAAGGTATCCCGAGGCTAACTCACTTAAGGCATCCAAACTCCATTAGGGCATCCCGTTCTCACGAATGAGGCATCGCCACCAACGCTATGTGATAATGGTCTTATTCTTTCATTTAATGATCACATATTATGTGTCATACAAGTTAGTTTATTATCTTCCATCTTAACCCACACATGAACAAACCATACAAAATGGACCCGCAACATAAAAACAACTACTCATGAGTAGGTACACAACTAAAGCTTGATGACGTAGCATATCACCCTAGCCAAGGGTTATGAATTCTACTTACCTTCGATAAACCTCGATAAATTATAGGTGGCTTTACCAAGAGAGGGCCATCTTGTGAGGCGGTGGGCGAGCaaggctgagagagagagagagagagaggcatgagGAGGAGAGGGCATccaagaggaagaggaatgagAAAATGGATGGCAAGGCGAATAATGAGGAGAAGTCCTATTTATACTACTCGGCGCCATCATTACCAAGCCAAATGGTCCATTCTAATTTTTCCAAGTGTCTTGCCTAAAGTCCTTAGTTGGCAAGCTTATTTGTCTAGTGATTGCACCTAAAGAATGAGTTGGACAGCTAAAAGATCTTACTTGGCAATCTAGCTTGTAGGCGTCATCAATGATGGCCCGCTTTTCGCCCTTTCATTAATTACAATAATAAGTTCAATTGAATTAAATGAATCCAGAAATCATACAATCAAGTCATGTTGAGTCATATCAGTTTTTTAATCAAGGGATGTTCGTATTAGGAGCACATTTGGATAATAGATTAAGCTTGCTCTTGGTCCCCACCATTTATCAccttcaactttttctttttcttttttattttcaaatcaaaggaaattttcattcattgccaaaatgatacatgaaaggatttatagaaaatcctGAAAATCATCAAACAAAGCAAGCTCATATAATTGTAAAACAAACCAAAATCCAGAAATCAAGGTATATCGTCAGAGCATGATTGGCGGATGTAAACATGTGCTCATCCTACAAGAACAAAATTGTAAATACATCCAAGCAATAGAGTCAATAGCTGATCACTAAATCGCATATCGTCATCATGTTAAAtgagaaaagtaccaaaagaaatcataaacatattatattagTACTAATTCggtcttaaaacttttaatttgatcaatttagtcttgaaccTTATTATATTAGTACAAATTCAATTCATTGGGCCAATTTAGGCAGGAACCAaatcacacatcatcatcatcatcatcatgttaaaagggaaaattaccaaaagaagTCATAAATCTGTTGtatttatactaatttagttctaaaatttttaattggaccaacTTAATCTTGAACCTTGTCGTATT
Protein-coding regions in this window:
- the LOC120293840 gene encoding disease resistance protein RPS2-like encodes the protein MKRIKANVQRLMKNMEIVANKARNVLTGVGKTTLLEEVDKKLKSEKRLFGIIVKAKASQTQDLKKIEDDIAYAFGPNMKDEPSEEGRRDRLFRKIQSSLMKKVLIIMNDPWDELDLKVIKIPLGEESNICKLLLTSRLENVLKRKMCA